Proteins from a genomic interval of Vreelandella profundi:
- a CDS encoding undecaprenyl-phosphate glucose phosphotransferase, producing the protein MGKLKTMTFSERYPPQVVFPFFDIFAIFLGGWIAYAIRFDVVELHERYVLAIICIALLVLVINSMTGSYRRWRIIPVYQMLGKLMLVWAAVGITAASLIFFAHAAERYSRLWIGFTLTISFFLAGGARLLVQLGLQHVRVRGGARRPVFLVGPSQNVLNVAQGIRRAAWEGHTIAGVERLKARPTDDGVERIVRRIIQSNAREVWICVPLEMGETVRVLFYALRNHTAEVRFIPDFQDMHLLNHRMSEVADHYAIDLSVSPMSGMSRFVKRAEDLILGSLISLFILPICAMIALVIKVNSPGPVLFKQYREGSNGRFFKVYKFRSMYVHKEDSGHITQAKKHDLRITPIGAFLRRTSLDELPQFFNVLQGRMSIVGPRPHALAHNEQYKSLVESYMRRHKVKPGITGWAQVNGLRGETDTLHKMQRRVEHDLWYIDNWSLWIDLKIIFLTIFKGFINKNAY; encoded by the coding sequence ATGGGTAAGCTTAAGACAATGACGTTTTCTGAGCGTTACCCGCCTCAGGTAGTGTTTCCATTTTTTGATATATTTGCCATTTTTCTTGGTGGGTGGATAGCCTATGCCATTCGTTTCGACGTTGTTGAGCTTCATGAGCGATACGTATTAGCCATTATATGTATCGCGCTATTAGTATTGGTAATCAATAGCATGACGGGAAGCTATCGTCGCTGGCGGATCATTCCTGTTTATCAAATGCTTGGTAAATTGATGCTAGTGTGGGCGGCGGTAGGAATTACGGCGGCTTCATTAATATTTTTTGCCCATGCAGCTGAACGCTACTCCCGTTTATGGATTGGATTTACGCTAACGATTTCTTTTTTCTTAGCTGGTGGTGCGAGGCTGTTAGTTCAGCTAGGCCTACAGCATGTAAGAGTGCGAGGCGGTGCTCGGCGCCCCGTTTTTTTAGTTGGACCCAGTCAAAATGTATTAAACGTGGCACAGGGTATTCGCCGTGCTGCGTGGGAAGGCCACACCATAGCTGGCGTTGAGCGTTTAAAGGCAAGGCCTACCGATGATGGCGTTGAGCGTATCGTGCGCCGTATTATTCAGTCCAATGCTCGCGAAGTATGGATTTGTGTACCTCTGGAAATGGGGGAGACGGTGCGAGTGCTTTTTTATGCGCTGCGTAATCATACCGCTGAGGTGCGGTTTATCCCTGATTTTCAAGATATGCATTTGTTGAATCATCGCATGAGTGAAGTGGCGGACCATTACGCGATAGATCTTAGTGTTTCGCCGATGAGTGGCATGTCACGCTTTGTAAAGCGTGCTGAAGATCTCATTCTTGGCTCACTCATATCTCTCTTCATCTTGCCAATATGTGCCATGATTGCCCTGGTCATTAAGGTCAACTCTCCCGGACCTGTGCTTTTTAAGCAGTACCGGGAAGGTTCAAATGGACGTTTTTTTAAAGTTTACAAATTTCGTTCAATGTATGTTCATAAAGAAGATAGTGGTCATATCACTCAAGCCAAAAAACATGATCTCCGCATTACCCCGATAGGTGCTTTTTTGCGGCGCACATCCTTAGATGAATTGCCTCAGTTCTTCAACGTGCTTCAAGGGCGCATGTCTATCGTAGGGCCTCGCCCTCATGCGTTAGCACACAATGAACAATACAAGAGTCTTGTCGAATCTTATATGCGCAGGCATAAAGTAAAGCCTGGCATTACTGGTTGGGCACAGGTGAATGGCTTAAGAGGTGAAACGGATACGCTTCACAAAATGCAACGCCGGGTAGAGCACGATTTATGGTATATCGATAACTGGTCGCTTTGGATTGACTTGAAAATTATATTTTTAACCATTTTTAAAGGTTTTATTAATAAAAATGCCTACTAA
- a CDS encoding oligosaccharide biosynthesis protein Alg14 — translation MKILMVASFGGHFIQLKRLHQQIRERIEGEEVMFEFATTAENVALNNDKAHNFPNVHRGSGWGVMIVVFKRAYKLLKLIKPDVVISTGALPGLIVCLMAKLLGKKVIWVDSMANYQKLSFSGHVAKYFCNICLTQWEHLAENDDRVVYWGKVL, via the coding sequence ATGAAAATACTTATGGTGGCATCTTTTGGAGGACATTTTATACAGTTGAAACGCTTGCATCAGCAAATCAGAGAAAGAATTGAAGGTGAGGAGGTGATGTTTGAGTTTGCTACCACGGCTGAAAATGTAGCTCTAAATAATGACAAGGCTCATAACTTCCCGAATGTGCACCGTGGCAGTGGCTGGGGAGTAATGATCGTTGTTTTTAAAAGGGCTTATAAGTTGTTAAAATTGATAAAACCTGATGTTGTTATATCGACAGGTGCTTTGCCAGGGCTAATTGTATGCCTAATGGCCAAGCTATTAGGCAAAAAAGTGATATGGGTAGATAGTATGGCGAACTATCAGAAGCTTTCTTTTTCTGGTCATGTGGCTAAGTATTTTTGCAATATATGCCTTACTCAATGGGAACATTTAGCTGAAAATGATGATCGTGTCGTCTATTGGGGTAAAGTGCTATGA
- a CDS encoding polysaccharide biosynthesis/export family protein encodes MGGNAFAQSLSLSDTILPSQGSQQGAAQQQDEVNDTPRADWRSGTYGPVTLPLQGADTLPPFGASLFTGGFRGAMGDGLNPDYRIKPGDQVTVRAWGAFEFDRVLPVDAQGNIFIPGSGPLNVEGQSSQEVDNSVRRAITAVYPDNVEVYTNLQGVQPVAVYVTGYVENPGRYAGTPNDSLLYFLDQSGGIDQDLGSYRQIRVVRDDRTVATVDLYDFLINGEIARPQFQDGDTIVVEERGPAIAVGGDVHREYRYELIGNQLSGAEVVTLARLRSGVSHVLLRGNRESGPIAQYFPIDMFSGQVIRSGDEVTFSADKRSETIVVQVEGSYYGPSRYALPRNARLSELLDAIAVPENMTAVESISLLRESVRQQQAEALEDSLRRLETTYLGAGSRTDEEAKIRLQEAELIERFIARARDLEPSGRLVVANSGGISDIRLQDGDVITIPEISDSVLISGEILVPQAVVYRPGMSVIDYVEGAGGFTERADEDQILLVRQNGAVEHASNSPLRPGDEILVMPAAPIHNLQLAATLTQILFQIAVTTRVALDL; translated from the coding sequence ATGGGAGGCAATGCCTTTGCGCAGTCGCTTAGCCTTTCCGATACTATTTTGCCGTCTCAGGGGAGCCAGCAAGGGGCTGCTCAGCAACAAGATGAGGTGAACGATACACCTCGTGCAGATTGGCGCAGTGGTACTTATGGCCCTGTGACGCTGCCGCTACAAGGTGCCGATACCTTACCCCCGTTTGGCGCTAGCCTATTTACTGGCGGCTTTCGTGGCGCCATGGGCGATGGTTTAAATCCGGATTATCGTATTAAGCCCGGCGACCAAGTCACCGTCCGTGCCTGGGGGGCGTTTGAGTTTGATCGCGTGCTACCAGTCGATGCTCAGGGCAATATCTTCATTCCTGGTTCCGGCCCGCTTAATGTAGAAGGACAAAGCAGTCAGGAAGTCGATAACAGCGTGCGACGGGCCATTACTGCTGTCTATCCGGATAACGTAGAGGTCTACACTAACTTACAAGGCGTGCAGCCAGTGGCGGTATACGTCACGGGTTATGTAGAAAACCCTGGCCGCTATGCAGGTACGCCCAACGACTCGCTGCTTTATTTCCTAGATCAATCAGGCGGTATTGATCAAGATCTAGGGAGCTATCGACAAATTCGCGTAGTGCGCGATGACCGTACCGTAGCGACCGTCGATCTTTATGATTTTTTAATTAACGGCGAGATTGCCCGCCCACAGTTTCAAGATGGTGACACCATAGTGGTGGAGGAGCGTGGCCCCGCCATTGCCGTGGGCGGTGATGTGCATCGCGAATATCGCTATGAGCTTATTGGTAACCAGTTAAGCGGCGCCGAAGTTGTTACCCTTGCCCGCTTAAGAAGCGGCGTATCACACGTGCTGCTACGCGGTAACCGTGAAAGCGGCCCTATTGCTCAATACTTCCCCATTGATATGTTCTCTGGTCAAGTGATTCGCAGTGGTGACGAAGTGACGTTTAGCGCGGATAAGCGTAGCGAAACTATCGTAGTGCAAGTAGAGGGCAGCTATTACGGGCCTTCTCGCTATGCACTGCCACGTAATGCGCGTTTAAGTGAGCTGCTGGACGCTATTGCCGTACCTGAAAATATGACGGCCGTAGAAAGTATCTCTCTTCTGCGCGAAAGCGTACGTCAGCAGCAGGCTGAGGCTCTTGAAGACAGCTTAAGGCGTTTAGAAACTACCTACTTAGGTGCCGGTTCGCGTACCGACGAAGAAGCGAAAATTCGCCTGCAGGAAGCCGAGTTGATTGAGCGCTTTATCGCAAGAGCTCGCGACTTAGAGCCTAGCGGCCGGTTGGTAGTAGCCAACAGTGGGGGTATTTCTGATATTCGTCTGCAGGATGGCGATGTGATCACCATTCCCGAAATTAGCGATTCAGTTTTGATCAGCGGTGAAATACTCGTTCCTCAAGCCGTTGTTTATCGCCCAGGAATGAGCGTCATTGACTATGTAGAAGGTGCAGGCGGCTTCACTGAGCGTGCCGATGAAGACCAGATTCTGTTGGTTCGCCAAAACGGTGCTGTTGAACATGCCAGCAATTCGCCGCTACGCCCGGGTGATGAGATTTTGGTGATGCCTGCCGCACCCATACACAACCTGCAGTTAGCGGCTACGCTAACTCAAATCTTGTTCCAGATTGCGGTCACCACTCGTGTCGCTTTAGATCTGTAA
- a CDS encoding O-antigen ligase family protein, whose protein sequence is MLSSNLSSHETTFSKLSWFTNVAVFLFGAIALVIPSGYSVGAALLLLGGLGLLFTMRVPRLSKEDVWIVGAVLAYVLVAFAEVWWDGQGSRGLDKPSRFILAIPALWWVLRYPPNMAFLWSGMAVGAIAAGSWAGWQKLFEGVDRAQGYTYVIQFGNLSMLLGVMCLAGLGWAIMQRYRHAWICLLLLGALAGILGSLFSGSRGGWVGFPIVLLVLYRAYGRNLSNKLKTAVVAAVIVGAIVVYAVPQVGVQGRVHEAFNDVSLYVSGENRTTSVGARFEMWRGAANLIQEKPLLGWGYNGYKNEMLALSDQGFISREIGEYGHAHNEFIDAFAKRGLLGLAVLIGLYLIPLRLFSKGLSAENLSDRALATAGVLLPVTYIDFGLSQVFLTHNSGVMMYAFLLAILWGIHSGRLRRLALKGNHP, encoded by the coding sequence ATGCTTTCTTCAAACTTATCCTCCCACGAAACCACTTTCTCTAAATTGAGCTGGTTCACTAACGTTGCCGTTTTCCTGTTCGGTGCGATCGCGCTGGTCATTCCTAGCGGTTATTCAGTGGGGGCAGCTTTGCTGCTATTAGGCGGGCTTGGCCTGCTGTTCACCATGCGCGTGCCGCGTCTTTCAAAAGAAGATGTTTGGATAGTAGGTGCTGTTTTGGCCTATGTCCTCGTTGCATTCGCAGAAGTTTGGTGGGATGGCCAGGGCAGCCGAGGATTAGATAAACCAAGTCGTTTCATTTTGGCAATACCTGCGCTTTGGTGGGTACTGCGTTATCCACCTAATATGGCATTTTTATGGAGTGGGATGGCTGTTGGTGCCATTGCTGCGGGAAGTTGGGCAGGATGGCAAAAACTATTTGAAGGTGTAGATCGAGCCCAGGGCTACACATATGTCATTCAATTTGGCAATCTCAGTATGCTGCTGGGTGTCATGTGCTTAGCCGGGCTTGGGTGGGCGATCATGCAGCGCTATCGCCATGCGTGGATATGTCTTTTATTGCTGGGGGCATTAGCCGGTATTCTTGGGTCTTTGTTCTCAGGTAGCCGGGGCGGCTGGGTAGGTTTTCCTATTGTGTTGCTAGTGCTTTACCGCGCCTATGGCAGAAACCTCTCCAACAAGTTAAAAACGGCTGTGGTCGCGGCTGTTATTGTAGGTGCTATCGTTGTGTATGCCGTTCCGCAAGTAGGTGTGCAAGGGCGTGTTCACGAAGCATTTAATGACGTCAGTCTTTATGTATCTGGCGAGAATCGCACCACCTCAGTAGGCGCGCGTTTTGAAATGTGGCGTGGAGCGGCAAATCTCATCCAAGAAAAACCACTACTTGGGTGGGGATATAACGGCTACAAGAACGAGATGCTCGCATTGTCCGATCAAGGGTTCATCTCGCGTGAAATAGGGGAGTATGGCCATGCGCACAATGAGTTTATTGATGCTTTTGCTAAGCGTGGCCTGCTCGGGTTGGCAGTGCTAATTGGGCTTTATTTAATCCCGTTGAGGCTATTTTCAAAAGGGCTCTCTGCGGAGAATTTATCAGACCGAGCGTTAGCAACGGCGGGTGTGTTATTGCCCGTGACATATATCGATTTTGGCTTGTCGCAGGTGTTCCTTACTCATAATAGCGGCGTCATGATGTATGCCTTCTTGCTAGCCATTTTATGGGGTATTCACTCGGGGCGTCTTAGGCGCTTAGCCCTGAAAGGGAACCATCCGTAA
- a CDS encoding DVU3141 family protein: MLLAAVSVAVISGCATNYPSGSNQQEARYVLNNDAATLLKDESLNNFLSQAPASGILNVARSPWGDNVEIVADESYLAASGRECRKLRVVAAGGSANSALVCETPNGWVNQRVVTQTGTQTVEGRY; encoded by the coding sequence ATGCTGCTGGCAGCAGTGAGTGTGGCCGTTATCAGCGGTTGCGCTACGAATTACCCCTCTGGTAGCAACCAGCAAGAAGCGCGATACGTACTTAATAACGATGCTGCAACGCTGCTCAAGGACGAAAGTCTAAATAATTTCCTTTCCCAAGCACCGGCCAGCGGCATTCTCAACGTGGCGCGCAGCCCCTGGGGTGATAACGTCGAAATTGTGGCTGACGAGTCCTACTTAGCCGCCAGCGGGCGGGAGTGCCGTAAACTTCGCGTAGTTGCAGCAGGAGGCAGCGCTAATAGCGCGCTTGTCTGTGAAACACCCAACGGCTGGGTAAATCAGCGCGTAGTGACGCAGACCGGTACGCAAACAGTTGAAGGGCGCTATTAA
- a CDS encoding glycosyltransferase family 4 protein — protein sequence MRQLVLWTNMYPTRLAPYYGTFVRSTEQAWRKSLGAENVQLVAIRDKPVGALQKIYFYAELMIKCFLSIYRNPKGAILEIHYPVYFLPVLYAAKIFKRRNYLVLRFHGNDLKQIINSKFFMYLYRSIKSQVDLYVVPSDFYREKVSKNLKVPIERVIKVFPDCVGAEFADTSLDKPANDSERFVLGFVSRLERKKNCHELIEAFAKLKIPNAHLVIAGDGSQRKNLEDLAEERGVSSSVTFLGAVPRERLPNIMSQFSVFIFPSVSKTESFGLVAIEALACGAPVIANEQLEAASEYLEVDRNGYYYSGGVEGLCHAIETFYALAGSKKIALATHARTVVQRFDYDRVFTRGVEKILSSLNR from the coding sequence ATGAGGCAGCTAGTACTTTGGACAAATATGTACCCGACGCGACTAGCACCTTATTATGGTACTTTTGTGCGCTCTACCGAGCAGGCATGGAGGAAGTCTTTAGGCGCTGAAAATGTGCAGCTCGTTGCTATTCGAGATAAGCCTGTTGGCGCTTTACAAAAAATTTATTTTTATGCAGAGTTAATGATTAAGTGTTTTCTTTCAATTTATAGAAACCCGAAAGGGGCGATTTTAGAGATTCATTATCCCGTTTATTTTTTGCCGGTTTTATATGCAGCAAAAATTTTTAAACGAAGAAATTATCTTGTATTACGATTTCATGGTAACGATTTAAAACAAATTATCAATTCGAAATTTTTTATGTATTTATATCGAAGCATAAAGAGTCAAGTAGATCTTTACGTTGTGCCGTCCGATTTCTATCGGGAAAAAGTTAGTAAAAACCTAAAAGTTCCCATAGAAAGAGTGATCAAGGTGTTTCCTGACTGTGTAGGAGCGGAGTTTGCCGACACGTCACTTGATAAACCTGCCAATGACAGTGAAAGGTTCGTTTTAGGTTTTGTATCTCGGTTAGAAAGGAAAAAAAATTGCCATGAGCTAATAGAGGCATTTGCTAAGCTTAAAATTCCAAATGCACACCTTGTAATAGCTGGAGATGGCTCGCAGCGTAAAAATTTAGAAGATTTAGCCGAAGAGCGCGGTGTGTCCTCATCTGTTACTTTTTTGGGCGCAGTGCCACGTGAACGGCTGCCCAACATTATGTCGCAGTTTTCGGTGTTTATTTTTCCTTCAGTTTCTAAGACTGAAAGCTTTGGGTTGGTGGCGATTGAGGCGCTAGCTTGTGGAGCGCCTGTAATTGCTAATGAACAACTTGAAGCGGCTTCAGAGTACTTGGAGGTTGACCGCAACGGCTACTATTATAGCGGAGGTGTAGAAGGGCTATGCCATGCGATAGAGACATTTTATGCTTTGGCTGGATCTAAAAAAATCGCGCTTGCAACTCATGCTAGAACGGTTGTGCAGCGGTTTGACTATGATCGTGTATTTACCCGAGGTGTAGAAAAAATATTGAGTAGTCTAAACCGCTAA
- a CDS encoding glycosyltransferase, producing the protein MIFITVGTQLPFDRLINLFTEWQEYSRYGGDVIAQVGEGSHFTSSRIKVVDSLSSDQYYHWFSRADGVVSHAGMGSILSCLDYSKRGVFLPREYALGEHRNDHQLDTVNAFERQYETLYFCTDKESFFNAMNVLVENIGVEVQPMVPKNESELGKNIAAYLGLGGRLP; encoded by the coding sequence ATGATATTTATCACTGTTGGGACTCAGCTTCCTTTTGACCGATTAATCAATCTTTTCACTGAATGGCAAGAGTATTCAAGATATGGTGGTGATGTTATCGCGCAGGTTGGCGAGGGCAGTCACTTCACCAGTTCACGAATTAAGGTAGTCGATTCTCTTTCTAGTGATCAATACTATCATTGGTTTTCCCGTGCAGATGGCGTTGTTTCTCATGCCGGAATGGGCAGCATCTTATCTTGTTTAGACTATTCTAAAAGAGGCGTTTTTCTGCCAAGAGAATATGCATTAGGCGAACATCGTAATGACCATCAATTAGATACCGTCAATGCATTTGAGAGACAGTACGAAACGCTTTATTTTTGTACAGATAAAGAGTCTTTTTTTAATGCTATGAATGTGTTAGTAGAGAATATAGGTGTAGAAGTGCAACCTATGGTTCCAAAAAATGAAAGTGAGCTAGGGAAAAACATTGCAGCTTACCTTGGGTTGGGGGGGCGCTTGCCATGA